The following are from one region of the Desulfurispira natronophila genome:
- a CDS encoding tetratricopeptide repeat protein, translating to MSIRHSVAKTCQGLLLAILLALATTHSALAQSPGPDDLNVAKQMLEDGFYQEAQQILREYVEEHTEDSYALHLLGVAKFGMENYKEALRWFLISASKDHDDEISNHNHEYMARCYELLGDLRNALRYYRKFAAQHPQSISTWHSKASIANELGDYLDAIDYLESIPDDYEHHQLVLLERTKAHYHLGNYDLAILYGNRVQVDAVELNDAINLHYYLVNAAIAEEDFGFAFDMVVELEKLEPGPSRDIMTQYVMLAINTDNQDEGLQKGLEFCREFEPDKTIYPFLSQYLDSNFNQLELHWFEEFATCSQEFSHLYQRKLYNEGKYQEYARRYDSLEEVNPYLHLLMVRSLHKLGKPHEALSHIGQALDSYREPQDLYPFYAMEYTIRHEEDMPVLDISRQLYENFPSDEALYNYLTDLYQSREFDEFFDVLETYDYHGEERYLIMYMAGNSALEIEEYEQAIAYYLQVQPENSTMRLNTYHRIAYAYDMLEDDLNALEYYRQALEHADSSRAAINIERRITHLEQQVSPENTTEN from the coding sequence GTGTCTATAAGGCATAGTGTCGCAAAAACTTGCCAGGGCCTGCTACTGGCAATACTGCTCGCTCTTGCCACAACTCACTCTGCTCTGGCACAGAGCCCCGGCCCCGACGACCTCAATGTTGCCAAACAGATGCTGGAGGATGGCTTTTACCAAGAAGCACAGCAAATACTGCGCGAATACGTGGAGGAGCATACCGAAGACTCCTATGCTCTGCACCTGCTGGGAGTAGCCAAATTCGGGATGGAAAACTACAAGGAAGCCCTGCGCTGGTTTCTCATCTCGGCCTCCAAAGATCACGACGACGAAATCAGCAACCACAACCACGAGTACATGGCCCGCTGCTACGAGCTCCTCGGCGACTTGCGCAACGCTCTGCGCTACTATCGGAAATTTGCTGCCCAACACCCGCAGAGTATTTCCACCTGGCACTCAAAAGCCAGCATAGCCAATGAACTTGGCGACTACCTGGATGCCATCGACTACCTGGAAAGCATTCCCGACGACTATGAGCACCACCAACTGGTATTACTGGAGCGCACCAAGGCCCATTACCATCTTGGCAATTACGACCTGGCTATTCTGTATGGCAATCGCGTCCAGGTGGATGCGGTTGAGCTGAACGACGCTATCAATCTCCACTACTACCTGGTCAATGCCGCCATAGCCGAAGAGGACTTTGGCTTCGCCTTTGATATGGTTGTAGAGCTTGAAAAGCTGGAGCCGGGACCATCGCGGGACATTATGACCCAGTACGTCATGCTGGCCATCAATACCGATAACCAGGACGAGGGACTGCAAAAAGGACTGGAGTTCTGCCGTGAGTTTGAACCAGACAAAACAATCTACCCCTTTCTCTCCCAGTATCTTGACTCCAACTTTAATCAGCTGGAGTTGCACTGGTTTGAAGAGTTTGCCACCTGCTCACAGGAATTCTCTCATCTGTATCAACGAAAACTCTACAATGAAGGAAAATATCAGGAGTATGCCCGCCGCTATGACAGCCTTGAAGAGGTCAACCCCTACCTGCACCTGCTGATGGTGCGCTCATTGCACAAACTTGGCAAGCCTCACGAGGCCCTGTCCCACATTGGCCAGGCCTTGGACTCCTACCGGGAGCCCCAGGATCTCTACCCCTTTTACGCCATGGAGTACACCATTCGGCACGAGGAAGACATGCCAGTTCTGGACATATCCCGGCAGCTCTACGAGAACTTCCCCTCTGACGAAGCTCTCTACAACTATCTGACTGACCTCTACCAGAGCCGTGAGTTTGACGAGTTCTTTGACGTGCTGGAAACCTATGACTATCATGGAGAAGAGCGATATCTGATCATGTACATGGCTGGGAACAGCGCCCTGGAAATTGAGGAGTACGAACAGGCTATAGCCTACTACCTGCAGGTACAGCCCGAAAACTCCACCATGCGCCTGAACACTTATCACCGCATAGCCTACGCCTATGACATGCTGGAAGATGATCTCAATGCCCTGGAGTACTATCGCCAAGCCCTGGAGCACGCTGACAGTAGCCGGGCTGCCATTAACATTGAACGTCGTATTACCCATCTGGAGCAGCAAGTAAGCCCGGAAAATACAACAGAAAATTAA
- a CDS encoding dihydroorotase gives MKLIRNAHVVDPATDTDGVKDILIDRNGLIAEVGSGLSGGEAEVIDASGLHAFPGLVDLHVHLRDPGQEWKEDIHTGCDAAVKGGFTTICCMPNTTPVNDSKTTTGYMVEKARAYGKCSVLPFGTITLGMKGETIAPMAEMMEAGAIGFSEDGRNVDNSEVMRIALEYASMFGALIAVHNEDPYVGRGGVVHEGVYSSKAGLKGIPDIKESLMVARDIELAYYTGCPVHFCHISTRRSVELIRNAKAQGLPVTAEVAPHHLFLNDSLITTYDTNYKMNPPLRSEDDRLACLEGLADGTIDVIATDHAPHAITDKEKDFDHAAFGVIGLETALPLTLHLVRENVLSLRQLIERLSTTPARILGRNTQIGTLAPGARADLVLVDLERKDIVGDDFFASKSHNSPFLGQQVQGLPVSTYYGGTCVYKA, from the coding sequence ATGAAATTGATTCGCAATGCCCATGTTGTCGATCCGGCAACCGATACGGACGGAGTCAAAGATATTCTCATTGATCGCAACGGTCTTATTGCCGAAGTCGGCAGCGGACTCAGCGGAGGCGAAGCAGAAGTTATCGACGCCTCCGGCCTGCACGCCTTCCCTGGCCTGGTGGATCTGCACGTGCACCTGCGCGACCCCGGCCAGGAGTGGAAAGAGGACATTCACACCGGGTGTGACGCCGCTGTCAAGGGCGGTTTTACCACCATCTGCTGTATGCCCAACACCACTCCCGTCAATGACAGTAAAACCACTACCGGCTATATGGTGGAAAAAGCCCGCGCCTACGGGAAGTGCTCCGTGCTGCCTTTTGGCACCATTACCCTGGGCATGAAAGGCGAGACCATTGCCCCCATGGCTGAAATGATGGAAGCGGGGGCTATTGGATTCAGTGAAGATGGCCGCAATGTTGACAACAGCGAAGTCATGCGCATAGCCCTTGAGTACGCTTCCATGTTTGGTGCCCTGATCGCCGTACACAACGAGGACCCCTATGTGGGGCGTGGTGGCGTGGTGCATGAGGGAGTCTACTCATCCAAAGCTGGCCTCAAGGGTATTCCCGACATTAAGGAGTCCCTCATGGTGGCCAGGGATATCGAGCTGGCCTACTACACCGGCTGCCCGGTACATTTTTGCCATATTTCTACCCGGCGCAGCGTGGAGCTGATCCGCAACGCCAAGGCGCAGGGACTACCGGTCACGGCGGAGGTCGCTCCTCACCACCTCTTCCTTAATGACAGCCTTATTACCACCTACGACACCAACTACAAAATGAACCCGCCACTGCGCTCAGAAGATGATCGACTGGCATGCCTTGAAGGGCTGGCAGATGGTACCATTGACGTCATCGCCACCGATCACGCTCCCCACGCCATCACGGACAAGGAAAAAGACTTTGACCACGCTGCTTTCGGGGTCATAGGCCTTGAGACCGCCCTGCCGCTGACCCTGCACCTGGTACGGGAAAATGTTCTGAGTCTTCGACAACTGATAGAGCGGCTAAGCACTACGCCTGCCCGCATTCTGGGACGCAATACACAGATTGGTACCTTGGCACCAGGCGCCCGCGCCGACCTGGTGCTGGTGGATCTTGAGCGCAAAGATATTGTAGGCGATGACTTCTTCGCTTCCAAATCGCACAACTCACCCTTCCTCGGGCAGCAGGTTCAGGGGTTGCCAGTTTCCACCTACTACGGGGGCACCTGTGTCTATAAGGCATAG
- the tyrS gene encoding tyrosine--tRNA ligase, with amino-acid sequence MASHSIDEQIALIRRGCVDLIDENELRQKLAEDRPLIVKAGFDPTAPDLHLGHTVLMQKLSHFQQLGHEVQFLIGDFTGMIGDPSGKNETRKMLTREEVMANAETYKTQIFKILDREKTKIVFNSHWLGKLDVRSLMELAGKTTVARMLERDDFHQRYTSGGEISLVEFFYPLFQGYDSVFMKADVELGGTDQKFNLLMGRTLQRRYGQEQQIVLTMPILEGTDGVNKMSKSLGNYIGVTEAPNDMFGKIMSISDELMFRYFELLSDRTLETIEQMRCSIKDGSSHPKEVKATLGREIVDRYHGEGAGIKAQQYFEQVFAKGENPEDMPAFTFALNSADRRLSTFIASIGFAKSNGEARRLIEQGAVSLDGTVIRDSAYELQQPGECVLKVGKRRFGQLTVQ; translated from the coding sequence ATGGCTTCCCATTCTATTGACGAGCAGATTGCGCTGATCCGGCGTGGCTGCGTTGACCTTATCGACGAAAATGAGCTGCGCCAGAAGCTGGCTGAGGATCGTCCCCTCATTGTCAAGGCAGGCTTTGACCCAACGGCACCTGATCTGCACCTTGGCCACACCGTGCTGATGCAGAAGCTTTCACACTTTCAACAGCTTGGCCACGAGGTTCAGTTTCTCATTGGCGATTTTACTGGCATGATTGGCGACCCTTCCGGGAAAAATGAGACCCGAAAAATGCTCACCCGTGAAGAGGTTATGGCCAATGCCGAAACCTATAAGACCCAGATATTCAAGATCCTCGACCGGGAGAAGACCAAAATCGTCTTTAACTCCCACTGGCTCGGAAAACTGGATGTGCGCTCGCTTATGGAGCTGGCGGGAAAAACCACCGTGGCCCGCATGCTGGAGCGGGATGACTTTCATCAGCGCTACACCAGCGGCGGAGAGATCAGCCTGGTGGAGTTCTTCTACCCCCTCTTCCAGGGCTACGATTCTGTGTTTATGAAAGCCGACGTAGAGCTGGGCGGGACCGACCAAAAGTTCAACCTCCTCATGGGTCGCACATTGCAGCGCCGCTACGGTCAGGAACAGCAGATTGTCCTTACCATGCCCATCCTGGAGGGCACCGATGGGGTCAACAAGATGTCCAAATCCCTCGGCAATTACATTGGGGTTACCGAGGCTCCCAATGATATGTTTGGCAAGATCATGTCCATATCGGACGAATTGATGTTTCGCTACTTTGAGCTTCTCAGTGATCGCACCCTGGAGACCATAGAGCAAATGCGCTGCTCCATCAAAGATGGCAGCTCTCACCCCAAGGAGGTCAAGGCCACTCTGGGTCGGGAAATCGTTGACCGCTACCACGGTGAAGGTGCGGGCATAAAGGCCCAGCAATATTTCGAGCAGGTCTTTGCCAAAGGAGAAAACCCGGAGGACATGCCAGCCTTTACCTTTGCGCTCAACTCAGCTGATCGTCGCCTCAGTACCTTTATCGCCTCCATTGGCTTTGCAAAAAGTAACGGTGAAGCCCGACGCCTGATAGAACAGGGTGCGGTAAGCCTGGATGGCACGGTCATCAGGGACTCTGCCTACGAACTGCAGCAACCCGGCGAATGTGTCCTCAAGGTTGGCAAGCGACGCTTTGGTCAACTCACCGTTCAGTAA
- a CDS encoding anthranilate synthase component I family protein produces the protein MSKITSREQFLAYHEQYGRFLLRCDIPGDLFTPVLIGRILNAPFIFESVETKGKWSRYTFIGVEKGDEVVVDHQGQLLLNGEILDREPLEYLNSLLQDRGYGKDPSLPDFTGGYVGHIGYDAARLFEKLPRHRQDELQLPMVHLFEFRKLLIIDNWTSTVTVLFNLAEAAEYDEGLRQMNQLVARLQNAPIAYAPPSGQKLNIDYRFPKDDYMQSVRRIKEDIYRGEIIQAVLSQRMKVSAQVDPFTVYRALRRVNPSPYTFLLDFGDYRLIGSSPEMHLKVKDDKAYLRPIAGTRKISEDPQENVRLEQELLADSKEISEHVMLVDLARNDLGRFCRTGSVEVTQLMVVEHYSHVMHMVSNVSGAVDPSTSKGLLSMLGDTFPAGTVSGAPKIRAMEIIAEHEALSRGIYSGVVGYFDYAGNMDTCIAIRTLINKGSDEYYVQSGAGIVAESDPLKEHEECQNKAAAMMRALELAMTMEVAHVADDR, from the coding sequence ATGTCAAAAATTACCAGTCGGGAGCAGTTTCTCGCCTACCATGAGCAGTACGGACGCTTTCTGCTGCGTTGCGATATTCCCGGCGATCTTTTTACGCCGGTTCTTATCGGCCGCATTCTCAATGCTCCGTTTATCTTTGAGTCGGTGGAGACCAAGGGAAAGTGGAGTCGCTATACGTTTATTGGTGTAGAAAAAGGAGACGAGGTCGTTGTTGATCACCAGGGCCAGCTGCTGCTGAACGGTGAGATTCTTGACCGGGAGCCACTGGAGTACCTGAACTCCCTCCTGCAGGACCGGGGTTATGGCAAAGATCCCTCACTGCCAGACTTTACAGGTGGCTATGTCGGTCATATTGGATACGACGCTGCGCGTCTTTTTGAGAAGCTTCCGCGTCATCGCCAGGATGAGCTGCAGCTACCAATGGTTCATCTTTTCGAATTTCGCAAGTTGCTGATTATTGATAACTGGACCAGCACGGTAACCGTGCTGTTTAATCTTGCTGAAGCAGCCGAGTATGACGAAGGGCTGCGCCAAATGAATCAGCTTGTTGCTCGCCTCCAGAACGCGCCCATTGCCTATGCTCCACCTTCGGGGCAAAAGCTCAATATCGATTACCGTTTCCCTAAAGACGACTATATGCAGAGCGTACGCCGCATTAAAGAGGATATTTATCGGGGGGAAATCATTCAGGCGGTGCTTAGTCAACGTATGAAAGTCAGCGCCCAGGTTGATCCCTTCACCGTCTATCGTGCGTTGCGGCGGGTGAACCCTTCGCCTTACACGTTTTTGCTGGACTTCGGGGACTATCGACTCATCGGATCATCGCCTGAGATGCACCTCAAGGTGAAGGACGACAAGGCCTACTTGCGACCCATAGCCGGCACCCGCAAGATATCGGAGGATCCTCAGGAGAATGTTCGCTTGGAGCAGGAACTGCTGGCGGACAGCAAGGAGATCTCCGAGCACGTTATGCTGGTTGATTTGGCTCGCAACGATCTGGGGCGTTTCTGCCGTACTGGTTCGGTAGAAGTGACTCAACTGATGGTGGTAGAGCACTACTCCCACGTCATGCACATGGTCTCCAATGTCAGTGGCGCCGTTGATCCCTCTACCAGTAAAGGTCTTCTGAGTATGTTAGGGGATACTTTTCCTGCAGGAACGGTCTCCGGTGCCCCCAAGATCCGCGCCATGGAAATTATTGCCGAGCATGAAGCATTGTCCCGCGGCATATACAGTGGCGTAGTGGGATACTTTGACTACGCCGGAAACATGGATACCTGTATAGCTATACGAACCCTTATTAACAAGGGGAGCGACGAGTACTATGTTCAGTCCGGCGCAGGTATTGTTGCCGAGAGCGACCCGCTGAAAGAGCATGAAGAGTGCCAGAACAAGGCCGCTGCCATGATGCGTGCCCTGGAGCTGGCCATGACCATGGAGGTAGCCCATGTTGCTGATGATCGATAA
- a CDS encoding anthranilate synthase component II: protein MLLMIDNYDSFTYNIVQIVAKYVPTKVVRPDEFSVEQLLELAPQRIILSPGPSSPDLEGLCAQVVHQATVPVLGVCLGHQTIIAALGGTVEPSGNVFHGKSTSITHDESFLFRAIPQNIKVGRYHSLVGRAPLPSELRITASTADGTIMAIEHVSRPLYGIQFHPESILSQYGEDILCNFLEVTRRDGADHHIPLAV from the coding sequence ATGTTGCTGATGATCGATAATTACGACTCTTTTACCTACAATATTGTCCAGATTGTTGCCAAGTACGTTCCTACCAAGGTCGTACGACCTGATGAATTCAGCGTGGAGCAGCTGTTGGAGTTGGCACCTCAGCGCATCATTCTTTCTCCAGGGCCTTCCAGCCCGGATCTCGAAGGTCTGTGCGCCCAGGTAGTGCATCAGGCCACCGTTCCCGTACTGGGCGTTTGTCTGGGACATCAGACCATTATAGCCGCACTGGGCGGTACGGTGGAGCCTTCCGGCAATGTTTTTCACGGCAAAAGCACGAGCATCACCCACGATGAGAGTTTTCTTTTTCGTGCTATTCCCCAAAACATCAAGGTGGGGCGTTATCACTCATTGGTGGGCCGAGCTCCCTTACCTTCGGAGTTGCGCATTACTGCCAGTACCGCTGACGGTACCATCATGGCTATTGAGCACGTTAGTCGACCTCTATACGGCATTCAGTTTCATCCGGAAAGTATCCTGAGTCAATATGGCGAAGATATACTGTGTAACTTTCTTGAAGTGACGCGGAGAGATGGAGCGGATCACCACATTCCCCTGGCAGTGTGA